CTTGCTCCTATCTCGCTAATGCCAGGCATCAACATGACCTATGCGATGAGTATCGGTATGAGCTTTGGCTATAAGCACTCGCTTATTATGATGACCGGACAGCTTCTTTCGCTTGCTTTCGTGGCATTTTGCTGTATGCTTGGCGTGGGCGCGGTGCTTCATCATTTTGCACCCGCATTTAAGGCGCTAAACATCATCGCAGGGCTTTATATGCTCTATCTTGGCGCGATGCTTCTTTTTGGCAAGGGCGAGCTTCTTAAATTTACCAAGCAAAAAGCAGATGTTTATAAACGGCCTCATCGTTTGCTTCACAAATCCAAAGGCATGGATATTTTTCTCGGCTTTACTGCCTACATTTTTGGATAAAGACGATCCCTTTAGTCTAACTCGTATGTGCGCGATCGCGGCAACGCTCGTTTTCATCGAGTTTTGCTCGCTAAATATCTACGCACTCGGCGGAGCTATGCTAAAGAAATTTTTACAAACGCACCTAAGGCTACTTGAAATTTGCACCGCCATTATCGTCTGCACGATCGGAGTACTTTTACTTTTTAGATAAATTTAGCTTCTTTTTATATAGCTTGGCTAAAATTTGCTCGGTTTGCGCTACATTTTTGGCAAAAGGAGAAAAAGATGAAAAAATTTCTATTTATACTTACAAATCAACCATACAACGGTACCGACAA
The genomic region above belongs to Campylobacter concisus and contains:
- a CDS encoding LysE family translocator; translation: MDFLLFFATLAPISLMPGINMTYAMSIGMSFGYKHSLIMMTGQLLSLAFVAFCCMLGVGAVLHHFAPAFKALNIIAGLYMLYLGAMLLFGKGELLKFTKQKADVYKRPHRLLHKSKGMDIFLGFTAYIFG
- a CDS encoding LysE family translocator, yielding MFINGLIVCFTNPKAWIFFSALLPTFLDKDDPFSLTRMCAIAATLVFIEFCSLNIYALGGAMLKKFLQTHLRLLEICTAIIVCTIGVLLLFR